The stretch of DNA CAGCCTTTTATCGACCAGCTTATATAAATCAACTGTTTAAATAAATCTATATAAAAAAAGAAAAGAGGAGCCGGCTGGCTCTACTTTTCCGTTCAAGATCAGTATTTTTCCTTGAATGCTTTTTCACTTCATTATTACTGTGTAATTACAGGATTAATATATTAATTCCCAGCCCCACGATATCTCTTTACTCCCGCATTCCACAACAGAATCGCAATCCCAAAGAAAAGGATTCCCATGACAGGTGTGAAAAAGGCGTAGCCATACCATTCTTCTCGATTTAAAAAATAGGAAGCTGGATACACACCGACGAAGGCGAAAGGTAAAATCCACGTTAACACAAATTGAATTACCTTGTTGTATATGTTAATGGGGTAGCGGCCGTAGTTGCTGATATTATACATCATGGGCATTATGTCGGTACGGCTGTCTGACCAGAATCCAATCGTTGCAATTGAAATAAAAATCCCTGCATAAATAAAAGCCCCGCCAATCACCAAGACGATAAAAATCAAAACATCGTACCAAGCAAAGGTTAAGCCTAAATTCATAATGGCATAACCCATAACCAATAAGCCGGTAATCGCACCGAA from Neobacillus sp. CF12 encodes:
- a CDS encoding ABC-2 family transporter protein, whose protein sequence is MFYLSLFFQYASQYLKTRLTYRVDTIIEILSDLLFQGVNLIFIVIVFRHTAFLGGWNQDEIIFIYGFFLVPYALFSSFFNIWDFNERYIVKGEMDRILTRPVHSLFQIILERIELESLFGAITGLLVMGYAIMNLGLTFAWYDVLIFIVLVIGGAFIYAGIFISIATIGFWSDSRTDIMPMMYNISNYGRYPINIYNKVIQFVLTWILPFAFVGVYPASYFLNREEWYGYAFFTPVMGILFFGIAILLWNAGVKRYRGAGN